Proteins co-encoded in one Armatimonadota bacterium genomic window:
- a CDS encoding HEPN domain-containing protein produces MREEARRWLAQADADMAHARASAQAGFYFAAAFACHQATAKWLKGAIIELRRTMPPRTPNLVELGRTLEVPEEVMSDLRLLNPE; encoded by the coding sequence ATGCGTGAAGAAGCACGGCGGTGGTTGGCACAGGCCGACGCCGACATGGCGCACGCGCGGGCCAGCGCGCAGGCAGGGTTCTACTTCGCGGCCGCGTTCGCATGCCACCAGGCGACCGCGAAGTGGCTGAAAGGCGCGATCATCGAACTCCGGCGGACCATGCCACCCCGAACGCCCAACCTGGTCGAACTGGGCCGTACGCTGGAGGTGCCGGAGGAGGTCATGAGCGACCTGCGGCTGCTCAATCCGGAGTAG
- a CDS encoding DUF881 domain-containing protein: MHTRTTLQLAMAAVSLALGLGMGTQLRTALAIRSTFGVPPPGLEELAYRLRVQDRAIAALSAEVETLRARIAALQDAAAGQRHGVGALLRDLEPLRARAGMTALEGPGIVVDLADNPRPLRPGEDPNEVILHNYDVAMVLHDLWGAGAEAVAINGERVVATTGIQSLFHTFRVNGRRMTPPLQIAAIGDATQLAEYVSRRGGYLDYLRAFGFPVRVTRAERVRIPAYRGPQTLSYVRPVDLR; encoded by the coding sequence GTGCACACGCGCACCACGTTGCAGCTCGCCATGGCCGCCGTCAGCCTCGCCCTGGGGCTTGGCATGGGCACCCAGCTGCGCACCGCGCTGGCGATCCGCTCCACGTTTGGCGTGCCGCCGCCTGGGCTGGAGGAGCTGGCCTACCGCCTGCGGGTGCAGGATCGCGCCATTGCCGCCCTGAGCGCCGAGGTCGAGACGCTGCGGGCGCGGATCGCTGCCCTGCAGGACGCAGCCGCAGGGCAGCGCCACGGCGTCGGTGCGTTGTTGCGCGACCTCGAGCCCTTGCGCGCGCGGGCGGGCATGACCGCGCTGGAGGGGCCGGGCATCGTGGTGGACCTGGCGGACAACCCCCGTCCCCTGCGGCCGGGTGAGGACCCCAACGAGGTGATCCTCCACAATTACGACGTGGCCATGGTGCTGCACGACCTGTGGGGCGCGGGCGCCGAAGCCGTCGCGATCAACGGGGAACGGGTCGTGGCGACCACCGGGATCCAGAGCCTGTTCCACACCTTCCGCGTGAACGGCCGCCGGATGACCCCGCCGCTGCAGATCGCGGCGATCGGGGATGCAACGCAGCTGGCGGAGTACGTCTCCCGGCGGGGCGGCTACCTGGACTACCTGCGCGCCTTCGGCTTCCCGGTGCGCGTGACGCGCGCCGAGCGGGTGCGGATTCCGGCCTACCGAGGGCCTCAGACCCTCTCGTACGTCCGCCCGGTGGATCTGCGGTAG